The Trachemys scripta elegans isolate TJP31775 chromosome 6, CAS_Tse_1.0, whole genome shotgun sequence genome includes a window with the following:
- the SLC46A2 gene encoding thymic stromal cotransporter homolog, which yields MVGGMAVRTWIEPVVAGAQVASSFYDTGLLLVVKNYYNRTNSTSPAHVLEDLQQKAVSNFYIIYNLVLGLSPLLTAYGLTKLGDKKNRKITICLPLLGYLVSRSLLLLLILLEWPIEVMYGAAALNGLTGGFTTYWAGVMALGALGSSEHRRSLRLIVIELTYGMAGFLGSIASGHIFVHSHISYRHGTVLVASSIAFYAFCFLYSFFVLKVPTPEGTCPAYTAHGKLKDIDQPDSQLPEDERTAGSSGSCEDEGRAPLAPSKLIIAMLFVGAVLYDLAVVGAMDVLPLFLLKKPLNWGPVEIGYGNAAGYMIFITSFLGVFVFSKYLRDTTMIIIGILSFSVGILIMAFVRWTFLFYVARAIMLFALIPLPTIRSLLSKHVQGSSYGKVFVLLQLSLVITGVVTSTAFNKIYQNILDWFSGFCFILSCVAGCLSIIPISIVAYKQRSRSGSFEILAE from the exons ATGGTTGGAGGGATGGCGGTGAGGACCTGGATTGAGCCCGtggtggctggagcccaggtagcCAGCTCCTTTTACGACACAGGGCTGCTGCTAGTGGTGAAGAACTACTACAACCGGACCAACTCAACCTCCCCGGCGCACGTGCTTGAGGATCTGCAGCAGAAAGCGGTCTCGAACTTCTACATCATCTACAATTTGGTCTTGGGCCTGAGCCCCTTGTTGACGGCCTATGGCCTGACAAAGCTCGGCGACAAGAAGAACAGGAAGATCACCATTTGCTTACCTCTCCTCGGCTATCTGGTCTCCAGGTCTCTCCTGCTCCTCTTAATTCTGCTGGAGTGGCCTATTGAGGTGATGTACGGGGCGGCAGCCTTAAACGGTCTGACAGGCGGCTTCACCACCTACTGGGCTGGCGTCATGGCtctgggggctctgggctcctctgaacACAGGAGGTCACTGCGGCTCATTGTTATTGAGCTGACCTATGGGATGGCGGGCTTCTTGGGCAGCATAGCATCTGGGCACATCTTCGTCCATTCCCACATAAGTTATCGACATGGCACTGTGCTAGTGGCCTCCAGCATTGCCTTCTATGCCTTCTGCTTCCTCTACAGCTTCTTTGTTCTGAAAGTCCCTACGCCTGAAGGCACCTGCCCAGCTTACACAGCTCACGGCAAACTCAAGGACATAGATCAGCCTGACAGCCAGCTACCGGAGGATGAAAGAACGGCAGGGAGTTCGGGCTCTTGTGAGGACGAGGGGCGCGCCCCCCTGGCACCATCAAAACTCATCATTGCAATGCTCTTCGTCGGGGCTGTCTTGTATGACCTAGCAGTTGTGGGAGCCATGGATGTGCTCCCACTGTTTTTGCTTAAGAAACCTTTAAACTGGGGCCCCGTGGAGATTGGCTACGGCAATGCTGCTGGCTACATGATCTTTATTACCAGTTTCCTGGGGGTTTTTGTGTTCTCCAAGTATTTAAGGGACACGACTATGATCATCATTGGGATACTGTCCTTCAGCGTCGGCATTCTCATCATGGCCTTTGTGCGATGGACATTCCTGTTCTATGTTG CTCGGGCCATAATGCTGTTTGCTCTCATCCCCTTACCAACCATCAGATCTCTGTTATCCAAACATGTACAAGGATCGTCCTATG GTAAGGTGTTTGTCTTGCTGCAACTATCTTTAGTGATCACTGGGGTAGTTACATCCACAGCCTTCAACAAGATCTATCAAAACATACTGGACTGGTTCAGCGGGTTCTGTTTCATTTTGTCTTGTGTCGCTGGCTGCTTAAGTATCATCCCCATCAG caTTGTGGCCTACAAGCAACGCTCAAGATCTGGCTCCTTTGAAATCCTAGCAGAATGA